Proteins from one Mercurialis annua linkage group LG7, ddMerAnnu1.2, whole genome shotgun sequence genomic window:
- the LOC126657157 gene encoding uncharacterized protein LOC126657157, with the protein MAHSEFENPSSHFYLHPNENPSLVLVSPVLSDKNYHSCARSMRMCLLSKNKLKFVDGTIPILSKTDPIYPVWERCNTMVLSWILRSLSSSIAQSLLWIDSALEVWKDLFDRFSQGNAVRMSDLQEEMYAFKQNSLSVTDYFTHLKILWDEYSNLRVVLVCCCNPQCNCDELKVVKDQQDVDYIIRFLKGLTESYATVRTQVLMKEPMPKINKVFPMVLQHERQMGLDDLGSQIVEPAFFATHANSFYQKKYPNTSYGNKKFGRPSFNNSGGFRTQGTQGGQRRFYNSSGNDKPICTFYGNSGHTIEICFKKHGYPPGDQDQMYQTGYTDQEQMYQISNNEKGKGGQMVESKEEIPMMTQDQYKQLMAMLQQNAT; encoded by the exons ATGGCTCATTCAGAGTTTGAAAATCCTTCCAGTCATTTCTACTTACATCCAAATGAAAACCCTTCATTGGTGTTAGTTTCTCCAGTATTGAGTGATAAGAATTACCATTCTTGCGCAAGATCCATGAGAATGTGTTTGCTTTCAAAGAATAAGCTGAAATTTGTTGATGGTACTATACCGATTCTATCAAAAACAGATCCAATTTACCCTGTTTGGGAGAGATGTAATACAATGGTGCTTTCTTGGATTCTTCGTTCTTTATCATCTTCTATTGCTCAGAGTTTACTTTGGATTGATTCAGCATTAGAGGTATGGAAAgatttgtttgatagattttcTCAAGGAAATGCTGTTAGAATGTCAGATTTACAAGAAGAAATGTATGCTTTTAAACAAAATTCCTTATCAGTTACAGATTATTTTACACACTTAAAGATTTTGTGGGATGAGTATTCAAATCTAAGAGTAGTTCTAGTTTGTTGTTGTAATCCTCAATGTAATTGTGATGAACTTAAGGTTGTTAAGGATCAGCAAGATGTTGATTACATAATTCGTTTTCTGAAGGGTTTAACTGAGTCATATGCTACAGTTAGAACTCAAGTGTTAATGAAAGAACCAATGCCTAAGATCAATAAGGTATTCCCAATGGTTTTACAGCATGAAAGACAGATGGGATTGGATGATTTAGGTAGTCAAATTGTTGAACCTGCATTTTTTGCAACTCATGCAAATTCTTTTTATCAAAAGAAATATCCTAATACTTCTTATGGTAATAAAAAATTTGGAAGACCATCTTTCAATAATTCAGGAGGTTTTAGAACTCAAGGAACACAAGGAGGACAAAGAAGGTTTTATAATTCATCTGGCAATGATAAGCCAATCTGTACTTTTTATGGAAATTCAGGTCATACTATAGAGATATGTTTCAAGAAACATGGATATCCACCTGG TGATCAAGATCAGATGTATCAAACTGGATATACTGATCAAGAACAGATGTATCAAATTTCAAACAATGAAAAAGGTAAAGGAGGGCAAATGGTTGAATCAAAAGAGGAAATACCAATGATGACTCAGGATCAATATAAACAACTCATGGCTATGTTACAGCAAAATGCTACATGA
- the LOC126654544 gene encoding uncharacterized protein LOC126654544 encodes MSDQFSYFNAKQITWIVKIVYNSEGEEKSDFLAGGFSIDGAAIHPEGGGLIMTCAHSFKRGLNYEIYVRRLDQDTFYPADVIKEKSEWNIFLLKVRGYSENIFRDFINNGDLHVGQPIYMIGSFLNFHASFINGMVVFPCDNGARVPLNGQICGEISQFEWYTQDTYRVMGDMMDRVNRNVYRLVFSRLPVIQFESNFSKSGAPIFHSTGEIVGMVIGPYCGNLMIGVHVSVLRKFVQDLKDQ; translated from the coding sequence ATGTCAGatcaattttcatattttaatgcTAAGCAAATTACATGGATAGTGAAAATTGTGTACAACAGTGAAGGTGAAGAAAAATCAGACTTTTTGGCGGGTGGATTTAGCATAGATGGTGCTGCAATTCATCCAGAGGGTGGTGGGCTCATTATGACATGTGCTCACAGTTTTAAAAGAGGACTCAACTATGAAATTTATGTTCGTAGGCTGGATCAAGATACCTTTTATCCTGCTGATgtgataaaagaaaaaagtgagtggaacatttttcttttaaaggtCAGAGGGTACTCCGAAAATATATTTAGAGATTTTATCAACAATGGTGATCTACATGTTGGGCAACCTATTTATATGATTGgctcttttttaaattttcatgcGTCATTTATAAATGGCATGGTGGTTTTTCCATGTGACAATGGTGCTAGAGTTCCACTTAATGGCCAAATTTGTGGAGAAATTTCTCAATTTGAATGGTATACCCAAGATACTTATAGAGTTATGGGGGACATGATGGACAGAGTGAATCGGAATGTTTACAGACTAGTGTTTTCTCGTCTTCCTGTTATTCAATTTGAAAGCAACTTTAGCAAAAGTGGTGCTCCCATATTTCATTCGACTGGAGAAATTGTGGGAATGGTGATAGGTCCATACTGTGGCAATCTTATGATAGGTGTACACGTTAGTGTATTAAGAAAATTTGTACAAGATCTGAAAGATCAGTGA
- the LOC126657158 gene encoding uncharacterized protein LOC126657158 gives MESLLVMVQHSGRWVETNRYDEFEVIGLMIPQDSTYLNLLKVISEELKFDLEKQKVEVKYQVKIQYPPLKIIDDSSFKFYLEIKKKELNFTMYPLCIMVSSDTTQLHKQSTSISTGISYSSYNNNLPKYIMDWDTSKIHHADSVDTISEIRQYSQILVKDTMENINQKEKEKEIEEASQQTVYAPVEDIEFTVGQSFKDKSVLQKCLQVHSLSHHYHQKVIRSSTTRMLVRCINVTCDWYLQASSNGNTNQFIVRKLNMKHTCPIERRFSIQRQATSSHIAESIKLRYLNVKSQYTPVDIKNDLEISRGIKVNYMMAWRSKDKALEMIRGNPSESYKLMPIFLYKLLTTNPQSAIDIQVRSDQTFLYVFIALKASNKGWQHCKPVIVVDGTFLKAAYGGILLVATAQDAAGKLFPLAFSVVDSENDESWEYFITQIRATFGTREGICFVSDRHLSIKSAVQKVYPEATHELCMFHLLSNLKTHFKKNAKKLKEPFFAAAKAYTKNEFDYHMKELDKLDGRIKPYLESLGYARWSKYHSYTNRYKTMTSNLAESLNAAILHARDLPITTLLMHLHDFQQEYSYTHRNIAINTTTILTSYYEKILSYNYVKSLKIQVKPSTNQIYTVIDNGEKYTVKMQERKCTCKKFEIDELPCQHALAILNEMNLDPYQYCSKYYTKESMLATYDETVFPIDKDEA, from the exons ATGGAGTCTCTGCTTGTTATGGTACAACATAGTGGAAGATGGGTAGAGACAAATAGATATGATGAGTTTGAAGTTATTGGACTCATGATACCACAAGATTCAACATATTTAAATCTACTGAAAGTAATATCAGAAGAACTGAAATTTGATTTAGAAAAACAGAAGGTTGAAGTCAAGTATCAAGTCAAAATTCAGTATCCACCATTAAAAATCATAGATGATTCTAGTTTCAAATTTTACTTGGAGATCAAGAAAAAAGAATTGAATTTTACCATGTATCCTCTGTGCATAATGGTGAGCAGTGATACAACTCAGTTACATAAGCAGAGTACAAGTATTTCCACTGGTATATCATATTCCAGCTACAACAACAATTTGCCAAAATATATAATGGACTGGGATACATCTAAGATACATCATGCAGATAGTGTTGATACAATTTCTGAAATAAGACAGTACAGTCAGATTTTGGTAAAAGACACCATGGAAAACATTAatcagaaagaaaaagaaaaggaaatagaAGAGGCAAGTCAGCAAACAGTATATGCACCAGTAGAAGATATTGAGTTTACAGTTGGACAATCCTTCAAAGATAAATCTGTTCTTCAAAAATGTTTGCAAGTACATTCACTCAGTCATCATTATCATCAGAAGGTTATAAGATCATCTACTACAAGAATGTTAGTTAGATGTATCAATGTTACATGTGATTGGTATCTGCAAGCATCAAGTAATGGAAATACAAATCAGTTTATAGTTAGAAAACTCAACATGAAGCACACATGTCCAATAGAGAGAAGATTCAGTATTCAGAGACAAGCTACATCATCACACATTGCAGAATCCATCAAATTGAggtatttaaatgtaaaatcaCAATACACTCCCGTTGACATAAAAAATGATTTGGAAATTTCAAGAGGAATCAAAGTCAACTATATGATGGCATGGAGGTCAAAGGATAAGGCACTCGAAATGATAAGAGGAAACCCTTCTGAGTCATACAAACTTATGCCCATTTTTTTGTATAAACTCTTGACTACAAATCCACAATCTGCAATAGACATTCAG GTGAGATCAGACCAAActtttttgtatgtttttatTGCGTTAAAAGCTTCTAATAAAGGGTGGCAACATTGTAAACCGGTAATTGTTGTGGATGGCACATTTTTAAAAGCGGCATATGGCGGCATACTTCTTGTTGCAACAGCCCAAGATGCAGCTGGAAAACTATTTCCTCTTGCATTTTCTGTTGTAGATTCAGAAAATGACGAATCATGGGAATATTTTATCACTCAAATCAGAGCAACATTTGGCACAAGGGAAGGTATCTGCTTTGTATCAGATAGACATCTGAGCATTAAATCAGCTGTACAGAAGGTTTATCCCGAAGCTACACACGAATTATgcatgtttcaccttcttagcaactTAAAGACACATTTCAAGAAAAATGCAAAGAAACTCAAAGAACCCTTCTTCGCAGCGGCAAAAGCATATACAAAGAATGAATTTGATTATCACATGAAAGAGTTGGACAAGTTAGATGGAAGAATAAAGCCGTATCTTGAAAGTCTCGGTTATGCAAGATGGTCAAAGTATCACTCCTACACCAACAGATACAAAACAATGACATCCAACCTAGCTGAGTCATTAAATGCAGCAATCTTACATGCAAGAGATCTCCCTATCACAACTCTTCTTATGCACCTACATGACTTTCAACAAGAATACTCATATACGCATAGGAACATTGCCATCAATACAACCACAATATTGACAtcatattatgaaaaaatactTTCATATAATTATGTCAAATCACTCAAAATCCAG GTAAAGCCATCTACAAATCAGATCTACACAGTAATAGACAATGGAGAAAAATATACAGTCAAAATGCAAGAAAGAAAATGCACTTGTAAAAAGTTTGAGATTGATGAACTACCATGCCAACACGCTCTTGCAATACTAAATGAAATGAACTTGGATCCATATCAATACTGTTCAAAGTACTACACCAAAGAAAGCATGTTAGCAACATACGATGAGACTGTTTTTCCAATAGACAAAGATGAGGCATGA